The Acidimicrobiales bacterium DNA segment GAGCGCCGGATGTTCGACGGCGACGCCCGCCGGCACTTCGTCGGCGAGATCGACTCGTCCACCGACACCGCCATACGGGTGACCGGCTACACCTTCGTGTGCAACTCGATGACCGGGAACTTCGACCGGCGCGAGCCGTCCCGCACCCGCATCATCCCGCTGGGCGCGGCGGGGGTGGTGGTGTACGTGATCCCCGAGCACATCGACATCGAGACGGTGCGCTACGAGTGGAGCGCCGGCAACCGGCTGGTCGTCCGAGCCGGTCGGTGGGAGGCGTTCCTCGACGAGTTCGCTTCAGCCCGCTGAGGCCGCCCCGGCGGCCCGGCGGCGGTCCATCGCGACCTGGAGCGCGACCAGCAGCCCGATGGTGGTGAGCAAGGCCACCGGGAAGAGGCGGACGGACCACGTCGGGCCGTCGAAGTCGCCGGTCGCCCGCAGGGCGCCGGCGCCGATGAGCACCAGCCCGATCGTCGCCGTCTGCATGGGGACCCGCAGGGCGCTCCAGCGGTCCTCGAAGGCGAAGCACACCCAGGCCACGGCCGGGAAGGCCACGAAGGCGCTGATGGTGCGCACGGTGAGCGGGGTGACGGCCCACGGCCAGCGCTCGGCCGTCGCCCCGGGCGCGAGGAACATGGCCGCCGCGAAGCACAGCTGGGCGGCCCCGCCGGCGGCGATCAGGCGGCGCAGGCGGAGGGGCACCCGGACGTCGCCCGCCACCAGGCGCCCGGGGTCGGTGCGCCGGTTGTTGCGCCAGAGCAGGGGCAGCAGGGGCGGCGTCACCACGTACAGCGAGAGCCACGCCCAGAACGACACGTGGTCGTGGTTGAACCGGTCCCAGTGCAGGACGGTGGCGGCCAACAGCACGGTGGTGAACACGGTGATGGCGAGGAAGCCGACCGCCACCTCGTGCCAGCGCCGATCGCGGGCGACGCGGACGAAGAAGTAGGCCCCGGCCAGGTACCCGCCGCCCATCACCAGCGGCGTCATGTCCGGCTGGATCGTCCACGCCCACAGCTGCTCGGTGCGCCCCGGGAACAGGTAGAGCACGACCCAGGCGGCGACGAGGACGGGCACGATGCAGACCGCGGTCCACCACGTGGGCGCCAGCAGGCGGTCGTCGCGGGCCAACTCTCCTGCCCCCTCGGTCGTCACCTCGACAGCGTGACAGCGCGGCGCCCGCCGTTCCAGCGGCGCGGCCCGGAGATTGCACCCGCCGCAGGGTCGCCGAGTAGATTCCCGGCCGAGCGGATGACTGACGGGGAGACGGCGCGCACGGCGCGCGAGGCGGATCGAACGCAACGGCTCCTGCCGTGACGGCGGTCCTCGGCGTCAACTGCTTCAGCCACGACACGTCGGCCTGCCTGCTGGTGGACGGTGCCGTCGTGGCCATCGGCGAGCAGGAGCGCTTCGACCGCGACCAGCACACCAAGCACTTCCCCCACCTCGCCATCGCCTACTGCCTGGAGCGGGCGGGCATCGGCATCGACCAGATCGACGCCGTCGCCTTCGCCCACGACGCCAAGGTGGACTTCGCGCGCGGTGCTCTCGACGCCGTCACCCGGGTGTCGCCCAAGCGGCTGGCCGCCCAGGTGTTCACCGACTCCCGGCTGGTGATGAAGGAGCGGAACTTCCGCACCACGTGGGGCTACCGGGGCAAGGTCTTCAACGTCGGCCACCACGACGCCCATGCCGCCAGCGCCTTCTACGCGAGCCCCTTCGACCGGGCCGCCGTGCTCACCCTCGACCGGGGCGGCGACTTCCTGTCCACCACCATGGCGATCGGGGAGGGCAACCGGCTGAGCCACCTCGGGATGGTCCGCAACCCCCACTCCCTGGGCGAGATCTACACCGCGTTCACGTGGCTCCTGGGTTTCCGGCCCAACGCCGACGAGGGCAAGCTCATGGGCCTCGCGCCCTACGGCCGAGACGTCCTGGCCAAGGACCTGCGCGACCTGGTCCACCTGGGAGACGACGGCAGGTTCAAGGTCAACCTGCGCTGGTTCAACTACCAGCGCGAGGGCAAGCCGTTCTCCCGGCGCGGGCTCGAGCGGTTCGGGCCGCCCCGGGCCCCCGAGTCGGAGTTCACCGACCGGCACAAGGACCTCGCCTACGCCGCCCAGGACCTGATCGAGGAGGCGGGCCTGCACGTGGCCCGGGCGCTCCAGCAGGCCACCGGGCTGAAGCGGCTGTGCCTGGCCGGCGGGGTGGCCCTGAACTCGGTGATGAACGCCCGCCTGCTGGCCGAGTCGGGCTTCGACGAGATGTACGTCCAGCCCGCCGCCTCCGACGCCGGCAACGCCTACGGCGCCGCCGCCTGGGTCTGGCACGAGGCGATGGGCAAGCCCCGCGGGTGGTCGATGGATCACGCCTTCTTCGGGCCCAGCTGGACCGAGAAGGAGTCGGCCGCCGCCCTCACCGCCCGCGGCCTGGCGATCCGCCGCGTCACCGATCCCGAGGCGGAGGCGGCCGAGCGCATCGCCCGGAGCAAGGTGGTGGGGTGGTTCCAGGGCCGGGCCGAGTGCGGCCCCCGCGCCCTCGGCGCCCGGTCGATCCTGGCCGATCCCCGCCGGGCCGAGATGCGCGACGTGGTGAACGCCCGGGTCAAGCGGCGCGAGGGCTTCCGCCCCTTCGCGCCGTCGGTGCTGCACGAGCGGGGGGCCGACTACTTCGAGCGTTACTCCTACAACCCGTTCATGCTGCTCGTGCTCCCGGTCCGGCCCGAGAAGCGCTCCGTCATCCCGGCCGTGACGCACGTGGACGGCACGGGGCGGATGCAGAGCGTCACCGCCGCCTTCAACCCGTCGTACCACCGGCTGATCTCGGAGTTCGAGAGGCGCACGGGCGTCGCCGTCGTGCTCAACACCAGCTTCAACATCCGGGGCGAGCCCATGGTGAACCGCCCCGAGGAGGCGGTCGAGGACTTCCTCCGCAGCGACATGGACTGCCTGTTCCTCGGCAACCTGGTGGCCGAGAAGCCGGTGCCGGCCTAGCCGGCGTCCGCTCAGCTCTGGAGGCTGAGGAGGTTGCGCTCGCCCTCGGTGGACGACCGCCGCAGCTTGGCCAGCGCCTTCGACTCGATCTGGCGGATGCGCTCCCGCGTCACGTTGAAGCGCTGGGCCAGCTCCTCCAGGGTGCGGGGGCTGCCCCGGTCGAGCCCGTAGCGCAGGAAGAGGACCTCGCGCTCGCGCTCGCCCAGGCCGGCCAGCATCGTCTCGACCGCCTCGGGCAGCAGGCTGGCCATGACCTGGTCGTCGGGAGCGACGGCGTTGGCGTCCTCCACGGTGTCGCCCAGCTCCATGTCGCCGTCGCTGCCCAGGGTCTCGGAGAACGAGCGCGGCGTGCTCAGGTGGGGGATCAGGTCCTCCACCTGGCGAAGAGGCAGGTCGACCTCACCGGCCAGCTCGGCCGACGACGGCTGGCGGCCGTGGACCCGTTCGAACTCGCTGGTGGCGCGGCGCATCCGCATCACCTGGTCACCGGTGTGGACGGGCAGGCGGATGGTGCGCCCGCTGTTGGCGATGCTGCGGGTCATGGCCTGGCGGATCCACCAGCTGGCGTAGGTGGAGAACTTGAACCCCCGCCGGGAGTCGAACTTCTCCACCGCCCGCAGGAGGCCGAGGTTCCCCTCCTGGATCAGGTCCAGCATGGGCAGGCCCGACGAGCGGTAGCGGCGGGCCAGCGAGACGACCAGGCGGAGGTTCGACTGGACGAACTGGGTCGTGGCGTCGTCGCCCTCCCGCACCCGGCGCTTCAGCTCGGCGACGCGCTTCTTGTCCTTGGGGTCGACGGTCGCCAGCTCGACGGCGGCCGCCTTGCCCTCTGCCACCAGCTCCCCCAGGCGCACCTCGTCTTCGCGCGTGAGGAGCGGGTGCGCGCTGATGTCGTGGAGGTACAGGCCGACGAGGTCGTCGTCGCCGCTGGACTGCCCCCGAGCCCTCGCCACCACACGATTATCCATGACGGAACGCCCCGGGACACAACGGGGGTTCGCATCTAGTCACCCAGGGGCGTCCGCAGGAGCTTGATGGCGAGGAGCAGCACGATGGTCCAGGCCAGGAACCACAGCCCGGCGACGGCGATGATCGACAGCAGGCACCCCGGGGAGAGCTCGCGCAGCCGCGGCGGGCGGTGGAACCCGAAGCCCTCGGAGTCCTCCGAGAGGATGCCGCTGAAGATGGCGTAGATGATCACGCCGAAGACCACGCACACGACGAGCAGGAAGATCAGCAATCCGGGGCTTCCTCGGTGGGTGGACGGCGGAGCACCGGGCCCGGAGCACCCAGCGCTGGCCACCTCACCCGGACCGGGCCCCGTCCCGAGTGGGCCGCAGCCTAGCGGGGAGCACCCCCGCCGCGACAGGCGCCAGGCGCCTCCGTGCAAGACTGTCCGGCGAGTGGAGAGCCCGTTCCTCGTCCGGACCACCCTGGTCACGCTGATCCTCGCCGCCCTGGCTCCCGTCGTGGTCGCCGGACTGGTCTTCCTGGCGCTC contains these protein-coding regions:
- a CDS encoding carbamoyltransferase C-terminal domain-containing protein → MTAVLGVNCFSHDTSACLLVDGAVVAIGEQERFDRDQHTKHFPHLAIAYCLERAGIGIDQIDAVAFAHDAKVDFARGALDAVTRVSPKRLAAQVFTDSRLVMKERNFRTTWGYRGKVFNVGHHDAHAASAFYASPFDRAAVLTLDRGGDFLSTTMAIGEGNRLSHLGMVRNPHSLGEIYTAFTWLLGFRPNADEGKLMGLAPYGRDVLAKDLRDLVHLGDDGRFKVNLRWFNYQREGKPFSRRGLERFGPPRAPESEFTDRHKDLAYAAQDLIEEAGLHVARALQQATGLKRLCLAGGVALNSVMNARLLAESGFDEMYVQPAASDAGNAYGAAAWVWHEAMGKPRGWSMDHAFFGPSWTEKESAAALTARGLAIRRVTDPEAEAAERIARSKVVGWFQGRAECGPRALGARSILADPRRAEMRDVVNARVKRREGFRPFAPSVLHERGADYFERYSYNPFMLLVLPVRPEKRSVIPAVTHVDGTGRMQSVTAAFNPSYHRLISEFERRTGVAVVLNTSFNIRGEPMVNRPEEAVEDFLRSDMDCLFLGNLVAEKPVPA
- a CDS encoding sigma-70 family RNA polymerase sigma factor, with amino-acid sequence MARARGQSSGDDDLVGLYLHDISAHPLLTREDEVRLGELVAEGKAAAVELATVDPKDKKRVAELKRRVREGDDATTQFVQSNLRLVVSLARRYRSSGLPMLDLIQEGNLGLLRAVEKFDSRRGFKFSTYASWWIRQAMTRSIANSGRTIRLPVHTGDQVMRMRRATSEFERVHGRQPSSAELAGEVDLPLRQVEDLIPHLSTPRSFSETLGSDGDMELGDTVEDANAVAPDDQVMASLLPEAVETMLAGLGEREREVLFLRYGLDRGSPRTLEELAQRFNVTRERIRQIESKALAKLRRSSTEGERNLLSLQS